A segment of the Spiroplasma helicoides genome:
TTCTACCAGCTTTATAACTTTCTAACTTATCATGTCTAAAAGTTTTTTTACCTTTATCAAATGCTACTTTAATATCATAATAATCATTTTTTTGAACAATATTTAAAAGCATGTTAATAAATGAGTATGCTGCATTTGTAGGGATACCTTCTTTTGTTGTTAAAGTGGCTCTACCATAAGAACTATAAAAAGCTCTAAATATTAAAGCATTACCATCGACAAGTAAAATATTTTTTTTCATTTTTTATTTCCTAACTAATAACTTTTTTAAACTCTACAAGTAAAGCATTCAATTTATTATTGAACAACTGAGTTTTGATTTTAATAATTATATTTTGCGCAATACTTAAGTCAATCTTCAGTTTTTCATAAACCGAAGAAAAGATCGTAACATCTATTTCACCAGTTTCATCCCCAACGGTTAAAAAACACATTTTTCCTCCGTTTTTATCTGTTTTTGTGGTTATATTTTCAATGGATACAAAGATATCTACCACTTGGTCTGGCTGTGTCAAATTAGATATATGATATAGATTTTCATTTCCAACTATTTTTTGTCTTAAAATTGACAAAGGATGTGCACTAACATAAAACCCTAAATATTCTTTTTCATACCTAGCTAAATCTTCTGGTTTATCTTTTTCTGTGGGTAAATCCAATTCTATTTTATCATAATGAACTTTATCATAAATGTTTGCTAAATTTAAAACTTCTTCTTTGTATTCTAAAAGAACTTTTCTTGAATAACCAAAGCAATCAAAAGCACCAACAGATACTAATGCTGTATATCTAGATTCACTTAGACTTTTTCCCATAAGTTTTGAGATAGTTCCTAATATTGACTCAAAAGCTTGTTTATCTTCTTTATAAATCTGCTTAATGGTCTTTAAAAATTCAGGTCCAATCCCTTTTACTACATTTAATGGAATGTTTACCATGTTATTTGAAAAATAGTAAATGCTATTTGGATTTTTAATGCTTGGACCATTTATTTTAAATCCATATTTTTTTAGTTCAGATAAATATTTTGATGTTCTTGCTTCATTTCTTAAAACTCCATTTAATAAAGAACAATAAAATTCAGGCATATAATGAGTTTTAAGGTAGGCCATTCAATAACTTATTAATGAATATGCTATTGCATGCGATTTATTAAACCCATATTCAGCAAATCTTTCAATATAGTGTCATAATTCTTCTGCTTTTGATTGTGTATAATTATTTTTTTGTGCATTTTCTATAAACTCAATTTTGAACTGATCCATCAATTTAGCATCTTTTTTACCCATGGCTCTTCTTACAATATCAGCTTTACCAAGACTAAAATTTGCAATTTTTTTCAATACTTCCATAACTTGCTCTTGATAAACTATTATGCCATAAGTTGAGTCTAAAATATCTTTTAGATTTTCATCTATTGCATATTTTTTTGCTTTTGAGTTTTTTCTTTTAATATATTCAGGGATATTTTCTTGTGGTCCTGGTCTAAACAATGAACTTGTAACAGCAATATCTTCAACAGAGTTTGTATTCATTTTAATCAATACATCTGTCATACCTGTTGATTCAAGTTGAAATATACCACTAGTTTCTCCGCTTCTAAGTAATTCAAAAGTTTTAGGGTCTTTTAAACTTATATCATCTAAAGAAATACTTGATTTTCTTGAAATTTTGATATATTTTATAACCTCATCAATTATTGATAAATTCCTTAGCCCTAGTATGTCTGTTTTGATAAGTCCTATATTTTCTAAATAATTCATTGAATATTGTGTTTGTAATATACCGCTAATTCCGATTTTAGTTGGTACTACATCTCATAAATCAACGTCGCAAAAAACAACTCCTGCTGCATGAGTTCCTGTTTGTCTTGGTAATCCTATTATTTTGCTAGCTACTTCAAAAATTTGTGGATATTTTTCTTTGTATTTTTGCAATGTTTTTGAGTCCTTGATTGCTTTATCTAAATCCAAAACATTTTTATCTGATACAAACTTAGTCATTTGATTAACTTCTTCAATAGCTATATCAAAAACTCTTCCACAATCCCTTAATGCATTT
Coding sequences within it:
- the dnaE gene encoding DNA polymerase III subunit alpha — protein: MIYTSLVNVKSCYNFLNSTIKPQDYIDFLKLNNLKVGFYSDKNTMYGAAEFEKLANLNNIKPVIGVSLDFQFGSIIFYAKNNEGYKMVSYVSSFVSNKDSFNEEEVKSEIFRQNLENVIVIYVPNLIAEETIFNQIANLTKNNFYIGITKQNFDKYNKLDNAIFADSIHYLLEEEYLEYKVLISIKDARLINEIDDLEKAFYLNVEQIKMYIDIDKHIKNMEMLVSQVEDEVINNNQIHFLKYPNSKEVPSDNYIESVCYEKLEFEKLNNEEYKTRLNYELEVIKKMGFSDYFLIVGDMVQFAKSKGILVGPGRGSAAGSLVSYLLGITALDPIQWGLLFERFLNIDRVTLPDIDIDFQDNRRDEILEYLFDKYGKNHFATITTFQTIGIKNALRDCGRVFDIAIEEVNQMTKFVSDKNVLDLDKAIKDSKTLQKYKEKYPQIFEVASKIIGLPRQTGTHAAGVVFCDVDLWDVVPTKIGISGILQTQYSMNYLENIGLIKTDILGLRNLSIIDEVIKYIKISRKSSISLDDISLKDPKTFELLRSGETSGIFQLESTGMTDVLIKMNTNSVEDIAVTSSLFRPGPQENIPEYIKRKNSKAKKYAIDENLKDILDSTYGIIVYQEQVMEVLKKIANFSLGKADIVRRAMGKKDAKLMDQFKIEFIENAQKNNYTQSKAEELWHYIERFAEYGFNKSHAIAYSLISYWMAYLKTHYMPEFYCSLLNGVLRNEARTSKYLSELKKYGFKINGPSIKNPNSIYYFSNNMVNIPLNVVKGIGPEFLKTIKQIYKEDKQAFESILGTISKLMGKSLSESRYTALVSVGAFDCFGYSRKVLLEYKEEVLNLANIYDKVHYDKIELDLPTEKDKPEDLARYEKEYLGFYVSAHPLSILRQKIVGNENLYHISNLTQPDQVVDIFVSIENITTKTDKNGGKMCFLTVGDETGEIDVTIFSSVYEKLKIDLSIAQNIIIKIKTQLFNNKLNALLVEFKKVIS